From the genome of Leptolyngbya subtilissima AS-A7, one region includes:
- a CDS encoding EAL domain-containing response regulator — translation MGDRRLLILDDDPMTGETIQRIAEFAGLEVYFTSDPDRFFVLLREWQPTHIALDLVMPTMDGVQVMARLAKLSCRAKIIITSGVGSRVLDAAGRSAVEHGLDIAGVLAKPFSPNQLREMLLGQVASPPPPPPVVGAPFQPPELTPADLLQALDRREFVLAYQPKVLCTTGELAGVEALVRWAHPTYGLLPPGRFIPLAESCDLIDPLTDQVIEQALAWFGPLCTAGATPLSAAIGDQLMLSVNISARTLGNGALFERVQERCSAQGVDPARLIFELTETSAMDDPVASLDLLTRLRMIGFHLSIDDFGTGFSSMLQLVRLPFSEIKVDKSFVMTAMTSPESRTVVKFIVDLGHSLGLRCTAEGVEDAETLDYLTTIGCDLAQGYHIARPLAGDDFWPWLAVRDRYALRES, via the coding sequence ATGGGCGATCGCCGACTGTTAATTTTAGATGACGATCCCATGACCGGGGAGACCATTCAGCGGATCGCTGAGTTTGCTGGGCTGGAGGTATATTTCACCTCCGACCCCGATCGGTTCTTTGTCCTGCTCCGCGAGTGGCAGCCCACCCACATTGCCCTCGACCTGGTGATGCCCACCATGGATGGGGTGCAAGTCATGGCTCGGCTAGCCAAGCTATCTTGCCGGGCCAAAATTATTATTACCAGTGGTGTTGGCAGTCGAGTGCTGGATGCCGCTGGGCGATCGGCGGTTGAGCACGGCCTCGACATTGCCGGGGTGCTGGCCAAGCCCTTTTCGCCTAACCAGCTGCGGGAAATGCTGCTGGGCCAAGTCGCCAGCCCGCCCCCGCCGCCCCCGGTTGTCGGTGCCCCCTTCCAGCCGCCGGAGCTGACCCCGGCTGACCTGCTCCAGGCCCTCGATCGCCGTGAGTTTGTGCTGGCCTATCAGCCTAAAGTGCTCTGTACCACCGGCGAACTGGCCGGGGTTGAGGCTCTGGTGCGGTGGGCTCACCCCACCTACGGCCTGCTGCCGCCGGGGCGGTTTATTCCCCTGGCGGAGAGCTGTGATCTGATTGACCCTCTCACCGATCAGGTGATTGAGCAGGCCCTAGCCTGGTTTGGGCCGCTCTGCACGGCGGGGGCGACCCCGCTGTCTGCGGCGATCGGCGATCAGCTGATGCTGTCGGTGAATATTTCGGCCCGCACCTTGGGCAACGGGGCGCTGTTTGAGCGCGTGCAGGAGCGCTGCAGTGCCCAGGGCGTTGACCCCGCCCGGCTGATTTTTGAACTCACCGAAACCAGCGCCATGGATGACCCGGTGGCCTCTCTCGATCTGCTTACCCGGCTGCGCATGATTGGCTTTCACCTGTCGATTGACGACTTTGGCACTGGGTTTTCGTCGATGCTGCAGCTGGTGCGGCTACCCTTCTCGGAGATTAAGGTTGACAAGTCGTTTGTGATGACGGCGATGACGTCTCCCGAGTCGCGCACAGTGGTGAAATTTATTGTTGACCTGGGCCACAGTCTGGGGCTGCGCTGCACCGCTGAGGGGGTTGAAGACGCCGAAACTCTCGATTATCTAACCACCATTGGCTGCGACCTGGCCCAGGGTTACCACATTGCTCGCCCCCTGGCTGGCGACGATTTTTGGCCTTGGCTAGCCGTGCGCGATCGTTATGCCCTGAGGGAGAGCTAG
- a CDS encoding PAS domain S-box protein has translation MNNLTDDAERLAAVHRYHILDMQSDKALDRVTAIAARLFQVPIALVTVVDRDRIWFKSRYGATLDQIDRELGLCASAILQGEVYAIADARQDPRTQFNSLVQGELGLRFYAAAPLTTADGHTIGTLCIIDHQPRQLTADETQTLVDLAAVVMEKLELQLSSRQLIATTAAQRVAIDNLYHRAPCGYHSLDSNGVFIEINDTELGWLGYDREAVVGRLRFWDVITPASQATFTANFSLFKQRGRISDLEFELVGADGSTQWILLNAIAEYDEQGNYVSSRSTAYNISDRKRTEIALRQLNQSLEAKVAERTTELAERNAELETSNRALRLSNLRFRNAFDYAGIGMALVSLEGRWLEVNRSVCEITGYSEAELLATTFQAITHPDDLDTDLDLVRQLLNQDIRHYHLEKRYRHRRGHWIWAMLSVSIVTDEHQVPLYFVSQIQDINERKQSELALRKSQAMLLESQSVGRIGSWEYDVATQKVTWSAEKFRILGRDPALGEPGFDELLRLYHPEDGDYLRQSVEQALTTGEPYSIRIRCNRSDGTVGYIDDRGQAERNAQGEVVRLYGIAQDISDRVQAERELREMSTALAHAVEGISRLDNAGRYISVNQAYAAMVGYTPEELVGQTWQITVHPDDLGRLNQAYDTMLAQGNVNIEARGLRKDGSIFYKQLFMVTAYDDRQQRQGHYCFMKDISERAQLEAERKQAESALQQELERLSEVVETQQKVALVNPHLEQVMAVIAAGALSLTRADGAAVELLEGTELVCQAGSGIAQAHLGWRLPLADSLGGQCLTEGRTLYCADVEQEGWSKSSVIQALGLRSMVVVPLTYQAERVGVIKVFSCQPNAFTGSDRQTLQLMAGFLAASLHSAREFEAKTTLLQELQDSEERYRSVVAALSEGVAVVQADGVLLTCNASAAKILGLQSWQIVGRSLADMNLYMIGEDGSPCPQEDHPALLTLSTGQLVNNQVMGVVKPDGITWISCNTRPLFHPNERLPYVVVLSFTDITELRRSEVAALRRRAEQERLLSEIAQRIRQTLDLKAILTTTVTEVQQFLRTDRVLIYRLEASGQGMVIAEAITAGFPPLLGQQVDSPIAEARLMQLQQGNLEAVADLQIEPDRLCPLDCLTQARAQVVVPIVQGNRLWGMLMAHHSQGPRPWETSELDVLKRLAIQLAIAIQQSQLYQHIQTVNRQLEHLATHDGLTQVANRRSFDTYLQQEWGRLLRAQAPLSLILCDIDHFKQYNDTYGHPAGDVCLQRVAQALEQVAKRPADLVARYGGEEFALVLPDTDQTGAEAIARAIQQALAELALFHGASPLGQRITLSLGIASVIPTVEQQAQTLIDQADAALYAAKQQGRDRYRVF, from the coding sequence ATGAACAATTTAACCGACGACGCTGAACGGCTGGCGGCGGTGCATCGCTACCACATCCTTGATATGCAGTCGGATAAGGCCTTGGACCGGGTTACGGCGATCGCGGCCCGCCTGTTTCAGGTGCCCATTGCGTTGGTGACTGTAGTCGATCGCGATCGCATCTGGTTTAAGTCGCGCTATGGGGCGACCCTGGATCAAATTGACCGAGAGTTGGGGTTGTGCGCCTCGGCAATTTTGCAGGGCGAGGTCTACGCCATTGCTGATGCCCGTCAAGACCCACGCACGCAGTTCAATTCTCTGGTGCAGGGTGAGTTGGGCCTCAGGTTTTACGCCGCCGCTCCCCTCACCACTGCCGATGGCCATACTATCGGCACCCTGTGCATTATCGACCACCAGCCCCGCCAGCTCACCGCCGATGAAACTCAAACCCTGGTTGACCTGGCCGCCGTGGTGATGGAGAAGCTGGAGCTGCAGCTGTCGAGCCGCCAGCTGATCGCCACCACTGCCGCCCAGCGGGTAGCCATCGACAACCTCTACCATCGGGCTCCCTGCGGCTACCACTCGCTCGACAGCAACGGGGTATTTATTGAAATTAACGACACCGAGCTGGGGTGGCTGGGCTATGACCGCGAGGCGGTAGTGGGCCGACTGCGCTTCTGGGATGTGATCACTCCGGCCAGCCAGGCTACCTTTACCGCTAACTTTTCTCTGTTTAAGCAGCGAGGCCGCATTAGCGATTTGGAGTTTGAGCTGGTGGGGGCCGACGGCTCCACCCAGTGGATTTTGCTCAACGCGATCGCCGAGTATGATGAGCAGGGCAACTACGTCAGCAGCCGATCGACGGCGTATAACATTAGCGATCGCAAACGCACCGAGATCGCCCTGCGCCAGCTAAATCAGTCCCTAGAGGCCAAGGTGGCCGAGCGCACCACCGAGCTAGCCGAGCGCAATGCCGAGCTAGAAACCAGCAACCGCGCCCTCCGTCTGAGCAACCTGCGCTTTCGTAACGCCTTTGACTACGCTGGCATTGGCATGGCTTTGGTCAGCCTAGAGGGCCGTTGGCTAGAGGTCAACCGCTCCGTGTGCGAAATTACGGGCTATAGCGAGGCCGAGCTGCTCGCCACCACGTTTCAGGCCATTACCCACCCCGACGACCTAGACACCGACCTAGACCTGGTGCGGCAGCTGCTCAATCAGGACATTCGCCACTACCACTTAGAAAAGCGCTACCGCCACCGACGGGGCCATTGGATTTGGGCGATGCTCAGCGTGTCGATTGTGACCGACGAGCATCAGGTGCCGCTCTATTTTGTGTCTCAGATCCAGGATATTAACGAGCGCAAGCAGTCAGAGTTGGCCCTGCGCAAAAGCCAAGCCATGCTGCTAGAGTCCCAGAGCGTGGGCCGCATTGGCAGTTGGGAGTACGACGTTGCCACCCAGAAAGTCACCTGGTCAGCCGAAAAATTTCGCATCTTAGGGCGCGACCCCGCCCTGGGCGAGCCTGGCTTCGACGAACTGCTGCGGCTCTACCACCCAGAGGACGGCGACTACCTGCGCCAGTCGGTCGAACAAGCCCTAACGACCGGTGAACCCTACAGCATCCGAATTCGGTGTAACCGCAGTGACGGTACCGTGGGCTATATCGATGACCGGGGCCAGGCCGAACGCAATGCCCAGGGCGAGGTCGTGCGCCTCTACGGCATTGCCCAAGACATTAGCGATCGCGTGCAGGCCGAGCGAGAGCTGCGCGAAATGAGCACGGCCCTGGCCCATGCCGTTGAGGGCATTTCGCGATTGGACAACGCCGGGCGCTACATTAGCGTCAACCAGGCCTATGCCGCTATGGTGGGCTATACCCCAGAGGAACTGGTGGGCCAAACTTGGCAAATTACCGTTCACCCTGACGATCTCGGTCGGCTCAATCAGGCCTATGACACCATGTTGGCCCAGGGCAATGTCAATATCGAAGCTCGGGGCTTGCGCAAGGATGGCTCAATTTTCTACAAGCAGTTGTTTATGGTGACGGCCTACGATGACCGGCAGCAGCGCCAGGGTCACTACTGCTTCATGAAAGACATTAGCGAACGAGCCCAGCTCGAAGCCGAGCGCAAGCAGGCCGAAAGTGCCCTGCAACAGGAACTAGAGCGCCTGTCTGAGGTCGTAGAGACCCAACAAAAGGTGGCCCTGGTCAATCCCCATTTAGAACAGGTGATGGCGGTGATCGCCGCAGGTGCTCTATCGCTCACCCGCGCCGACGGGGCCGCCGTTGAGCTCCTCGAAGGTACCGAACTGGTGTGCCAGGCCGGTAGCGGCATCGCTCAGGCCCATTTAGGCTGGCGATTGCCCCTGGCCGATAGCCTAGGCGGTCAGTGCCTCACCGAGGGCCGCACGCTGTACTGCGCCGATGTGGAGCAGGAGGGGTGGAGCAAGTCCTCTGTTATTCAGGCGCTGGGGCTGCGATCGATGGTGGTGGTGCCTCTGACCTATCAGGCAGAACGGGTTGGGGTGATCAAAGTCTTCTCATGCCAGCCCAATGCCTTTACGGGGTCCGATCGACAAACCCTACAGCTAATGGCTGGTTTTTTGGCGGCTAGCTTACACTCAGCCAGGGAGTTTGAGGCCAAAACTACCCTACTGCAAGAGCTTCAAGACAGTGAGGAGCGCTATCGTTCGGTAGTGGCGGCCCTTTCTGAAGGAGTAGCCGTGGTGCAGGCGGATGGCGTTCTATTGACCTGCAATGCCAGCGCGGCCAAGATTTTAGGGTTGCAAAGTTGGCAGATCGTCGGCCGCTCCCTAGCCGATATGAATTTGTACATGATTGGGGAAGATGGTTCTCCCTGCCCCCAGGAAGATCACCCAGCTTTACTTACCCTGAGCACGGGGCAACTGGTTAACAACCAGGTGATGGGCGTGGTCAAACCCGACGGCATTACCTGGATTTCCTGCAATACTCGTCCCCTATTTCATCCCAATGAACGCCTGCCCTATGTGGTGGTGCTCTCGTTCACCGATATTACTGAGCTCAGGCGATCGGAGGTGGCGGCCCTGCGGCGGCGGGCTGAGCAGGAGCGGCTGCTGAGTGAAATTGCCCAACGCATTCGCCAAACCCTTGACCTGAAGGCAATTCTTACCACCACTGTGACTGAGGTACAGCAGTTTTTGCGCACTGACCGAGTGCTGATCTACCGTTTAGAGGCCAGTGGTCAGGGCATGGTGATCGCCGAGGCCATCACCGCTGGCTTTCCACCGCTGCTGGGGCAACAGGTGGACAGTCCGATCGCAGAGGCGCGGCTGATGCAGTTGCAGCAGGGCAACCTGGAGGCGGTTGCCGACCTCCAGATCGAGCCCGATCGCCTCTGCCCCCTCGATTGCCTTACCCAAGCCCGGGCTCAGGTGGTGGTGCCGATTGTGCAGGGCAATCGGCTTTGGGGCATGCTGATGGCCCACCACAGCCAGGGGCCACGCCCTTGGGAAACCTCTGAGCTAGATGTGTTAAAGCGGCTGGCCATTCAGCTGGCGATCGCGATTCAGCAGTCGCAGCTCTACCAGCATATTCAAACCGTCAATCGCCAGCTTGAACACCTGGCCACCCACGACGGCCTTACCCAGGTGGCCAACCGACGCAGCTTTGACACCTACCTCCAGCAGGAGTGGGGGCGTTTGCTGCGAGCACAGGCTCCCCTGAGCTTGATTCTGTGCGACATTGACCACTTCAAGCAGTACAACGACACCTACGGTCACCCGGCGGGGGATGTGTGCCTGCAGCGGGTGGCTCAGGCCCTAGAACAGGTGGCCAAACGCCCGGCTGACCTGGTAGCCCGCTACGGCGGCGAAGAGTTTGCCCTGGTGCTGCCCGACACTGACCAGACCGGAGCCGAGGCGATCGCCCGCGCCATTCAGCAGGCCTTGGCGGAGCTAGCGCTGTTTCACGGCGCCTCGCCCCTAGGCCAGCGCATCACCCTTAGCCTCGGCATTGCCAGCGTTATACCCACTGTTGAGCAGCAGGCTCAAACCCTAATTGACCAGGCCGATGCCGCCCTCTACGCCGCCAAGCAGCAGGGGCGCGATCGCTACCGCGTGTTTTAG